A stretch of DNA from Thermoplasmata archaeon:
ACATGGAGGACGCGTCGAAGGACCTGCCCCAGGGCGAGGTCGGCGAGCTCGCGATCCACGGGCCTCAGGTGATGAAGGGGTACTGGCACAAGCCCGAGGAGACCGCGAACGTCCTCCACGACGGCTGGCTCCTGACGGGGGACATCGGGAAGATGGACACGGACGGGTACTTCTACATCGTGGACCGGAAGAAGGACATGATCCTCTGCTCCGGGTACAACGTGTACCCACGCGAGGTCGAGGAGGTCCTGTACATGCACCCGGCCGTCCAGGAGGCCGCGGCGATCGGCGTTCCCGACCCGTACCGGGGCGAGAGCGTCAAGGCGTTCGTCGTGCTCAAGCCCGGCACGGCGGCGACCGCGGAGGAGATCATCGCGTTCTGCAAGGGCAAGCTCGCGCCGTTCAAGGTGCCCAAGCAGGTCGCGTTCGAAAAGGAGCTCCCGAAGACCATGGTCGGCAAGGTCCTGCGCCGGGAGCTCAAGGAGCGCGAGGCCGCGAAGGCGGGCGCCAAGGCTGCCTAGGTACGCGGCTCAGCGAACCTTCGCGAACGCCACGCGGGCCTCCGGGGCCTCGAGGAAGCGCGCCACGTCCTCCGCCTCGCGCTGCGCGCGATCACGCACCGCGGCTTCGAGCGGCACGTAGGGCGTAACCCGGACACGGAGCCGCTTCCCTTGGCGCTCGTAGGACCACTCGCCCGCGATCCGGCCGTCCACCAGGACCGCCGGGTACACCCAGCCCGCGGCGCGGTAGATGCGTTTGTAGTGGGCTGCGTCGACGAGATGGTCTCTGCCCTTGTGGCCCATGAGGAACGAGTCGAAGTACGGGAGGAGACGCACCGTGGGCCGACCCAGCCGGGCGCGTTTCAGGGCCGGCAGATCGCGGCGGAGGATCCACATGGCCTGCCCGCCGACCGCCACGGGCTCCAGCTCGTTCGCAAGACGCGACCAGATCTGCCGGGCGCGCCCTACGGTCAGGATGCTCCACATGGCGAAATCGTGGACGGTCGCGGGACCGAAGCCCCCCAGGTACCGGCGGAGGAACGCATCCTCGGCGTCCTCCGCGGGCATGTCGCGGAACGACGGCAGCCAGGCGTCCGGCCGGACGAAGGTGCTGCCCTGCCCGTTGTCCGGCCCGAAGCACGCGAGGACGCGATAGGAAGCCATGAACGCGAGATCGGGGACGGTGAACACGAGGCGCCCGACGCGGAAGCCCGAGGCGTCCGAGGGGCTGCCCCAGCCGCGGGACCCTTTCTTCTCGATGGGGACCCCGAGCGCGTCGCGGACGTGGGCCGCGATCTCGTTCCGGGTCCGCGGTCGGTCCATCGAGGCGCACGCCGCCTCCATGAGCCGCACGTCCGACCCCGGCGGAGCGCCCGACCGGGCCATCCAGGCCGCGACGCGGGCCAGCTGACGGGTACTCGATCCCCGGGCGAAGACCGCGAGCTCGTCCGAGGGGACCAAGTGGACGGTCCCCCGCATGCACCAGACCCGGGCCAGGGTGCGCTCTTCCCACAGGGCGCGCTCGATGTCGTCCAGTGTGAGGTTCCGCACGCGGACCCGGAGGGCGAGCTGGGCGGCCGCCATGACCTAGGCCTGGATGCCGCAGGCGTCGCCCACAGCTCGGGCGAGCTGGGTCTTCGGTACGGAGTGGTCGAGGTGGTGGCGAGCCATGCGAAACGCATGGACCTGCTCCCAGGTGACGCGCGTGGCGTCGCCGGGGTCCTCGTCTCGGCCCATCGGACGGTACGAGCCTGCCGGGCTAGAAATAGGTTCGCGGGAGTCGGGAGAAAGGGCGTGACCCCCGAAGCCTTATGACGCCCGACGGGCTTGTCCGCGGGAGTTCAAAGGGGAGCGGAGATGGGCAAGATCGAGAGACCGAGTCTCGAGAGCCTGATCATGGACTTCGCGATGGCTCTGACGCGCCGCGCCACATGCAAGCGATTCCAGGTTGGATGCGTGATCACCTCGCAGGACATGACCCAAATCTACGGGTTTGGGTACAACGGGACGGCGAGGGGTCTCTCCCACGAGGACTGCCGGGTGGACCAGGCGGGCGGGTGCGGCTGCGTTCATAGCGAGGTGAATGCCCTCATCAAGGTTCGTGTCAACGACCCCCATAAGGTCGTCTTTGTCACGGCGCAGCCCTGCATCACGTGCGCCAAGGCGATCGTGAACTCAGGAGTCTCCAAGGTGTACTACCGAGCCACGTACCGTTCGGATGAGGGCCTCGACGTCCTGCGACAGGTGGGCATCGAGGTTGAACGCGTCTGAGCTCCCGGTATCGGCTCAGAAGTACTTCTGGGGACGATCCTCGAGCCCGAGGAACTCCTTCACCGCACTCACGAACTCGGACCGCTTCTCCACATGGGGCCAGTGGCCACAGTCGTCGAGGACCACCAAGCGCGACCCTGCGATCCCGCGGTGGACTTCCTCCGCGCGCTCCAGGGGCACGCGCACGTCGTCCCGCCCATGGACGATGAGCGTCGGCACCCGGATTTCCTCGAGCCGCTGGCGGACGTCGTAGGTGTTCGCGCCCACAGTAACCACCCACTTCAGCCGCTCCGGTGAGAACCGCATCCGCGGGAGCAACTCGTCCATCGCGTGGGCGAAGATCTCGGGACGGCGTACGGAGCGTGCGACCTCGTCCCGCATCCGCTCCCGCATCGCCTCCTCCGTGGCGGGAAAGCCTCGATCCGTGCGGAGCGGACTCGGGTCGGACCACCAGGCAGCCGTGGACAGCAGGACGAGATGGGACACACGATCGGGGTACCGCAGGGCGTACGTGAGCGCGACGGCCCC
This window harbors:
- a CDS encoding alpha/beta hydrolase, whose protein sequence is MCALEVEEAFATAPDGARILYRVSGKGPFALVMPVPWGLDSYVQTRGFSSLGFYMALVTFDPRGVGGSDPVRSEDEFSRDATVRDAAAVADAVGLPRSVVLGHSGGGAVALTYALRYPDRVSHLVLLSTAAWWSDPSPLRTDRGFPATEEAMRERMRDEVARSVRRPEIFAHAMDELLPRMRFSPERLKWVVTVGANTYDVRQRLEEIRVPTLIVHGRDDVRVPLERAEEVHRGIAGSRLVVLDDCGHWPHVEKRSEFVSAVKEFLGLEDRPQKYF
- a CDS encoding winged helix DNA-binding domain-containing protein is translated as MAAAQLALRVRVRNLTLDDIERALWEERTLARVWCMRGTVHLVPSDELAVFARGSSTRQLARVAAWMARSGAPPGSDVRLMEAACASMDRPRTRNEIAAHVRDALGVPIEKKGSRGWGSPSDASGFRVGRLVFTVPDLAFMASYRVLACFGPDNGQGSTFVRPDAWLPSFRDMPAEDAEDAFLRRYLGGFGPATVHDFAMWSILTVGRARQIWSRLANELEPVAVGGQAMWILRRDLPALKRARLGRPTVRLLPYFDSFLMGHKGRDHLVDAAHYKRIYRAAGWVYPAVLVDGRIAGEWSYERQGKRLRVRVTPYVPLEAAVRDRAQREAEDVARFLEAPEARVAFAKVR
- a CDS encoding deaminase, which produces MGKIERPSLESLIMDFAMALTRRATCKRFQVGCVITSQDMTQIYGFGYNGTARGLSHEDCRVDQAGGCGCVHSEVNALIKVRVNDPHKVVFVTAQPCITCAKAIVNSGVSKVYYRATYRSDEGLDVLRQVGIEVERV